A window of the Lactuca sativa cultivar Salinas chromosome 5, Lsat_Salinas_v11, whole genome shotgun sequence genome harbors these coding sequences:
- the LOC111918690 gene encoding uncharacterized protein LOC111918690 isoform X1, which translates to MRWKLLMWVPLKYQNKLKRKNFFYEKDLDHLQDRPPVLIVMGHVDHEKTTLLEFIRKTKVCIPLMIIEGPVAMLQAIVLLLEKNKLLLEFGLCQAQQYISFMDSITMEFWIVVSNHTHYKIITQTAVLAMPKNGI; encoded by the exons ATGAGGTGGAAGTTATTGATGTGGGTCCCATTAAAATATCAGAACAAGCTAAAAAgaaagaattttttttatgaaaaagacTTGGATCATTTACAAGATAGACCCCCTGTTCTCATAGTCATGGGTCATGTTGATCATGAAAAG ACAACCCTTTTGGAATTTATCCGGAAAACCAAG GTCTGTATACCCTTGATGATTATTGAAGGCCCTGTTGCT ATGCTGCAAGCCattgttttgttgctggaaaaaaATAAACTTCTTCTTGAGTTTGGACTTTGTCAGGCACAG CAATATATAAGCTTCATGGATAGCATAACAATGGAATTTTGGATTGTTGTATCTAATCATACCCACTACAAAATCATAACACAG ACAGCTGTTCTTGCAATGCCAAAAAATGGGATTTGA
- the LOC111918690 gene encoding uncharacterized protein LOC111918690 isoform X2: protein MRWKLLMWVPLKYQNKLKRKNFFYEKDLDHLQDRPPVLIVMGHVDHEKTTLLEFIRKTKMLQAIVLLLEKNKLLLEFGLCQAQQYISFMDSITMEFWIVVSNHTHYKIITQTAVLAMPKNGI, encoded by the exons ATGAGGTGGAAGTTATTGATGTGGGTCCCATTAAAATATCAGAACAAGCTAAAAAgaaagaattttttttatgaaaaagacTTGGATCATTTACAAGATAGACCCCCTGTTCTCATAGTCATGGGTCATGTTGATCATGAAAAG ACAACCCTTTTGGAATTTATCCGGAAAACCAAG ATGCTGCAAGCCattgttttgttgctggaaaaaaATAAACTTCTTCTTGAGTTTGGACTTTGTCAGGCACAG CAATATATAAGCTTCATGGATAGCATAACAATGGAATTTTGGATTGTTGTATCTAATCATACCCACTACAAAATCATAACACAG ACAGCTGTTCTTGCAATGCCAAAAAATGGGATTTGA